From a single Candoia aspera isolate rCanAsp1 chromosome 2, rCanAsp1.hap2, whole genome shotgun sequence genomic region:
- the JUNB gene encoding transcription factor JunB, with the protein MCTKMEQLLYPDSFFSGYSQDYKALKSGMALNLSADPFRGLKSQLPHHLRGQEDSPAGYFPGPLQQQPAETASSSLKLAAPELERLIVQNSNGVITTTPTPPGQYYYPRGATEEQEGFADGFVKALDDLHKMNHMPPPNVSIGAAVAVSSASSGYGASLPQEPPPIYTNLTSYNPTGSLSTTSSFPSANLSYMPQPHGLALPHPARGFKEEPQTVPDVQSPPVSPINMEDQERIKVERKRLRNRLAATKCRKRKLERIARLEEKVKSLKNENAGLSNTASALRDQVAQLKQKVMNHVNNGCQLLLTTKMQQSF; encoded by the coding sequence ATGTGCACGAAGATGGAGCAGCTTCTCTACCCTGACTCCTTTTTCTCCGGCTACAGCCAGGACTACAAGGCGCTGAAGTCGGGCATGGCTTTGAACCTGTCGGCCGACCCCTTCCGCGGCCTGAAGtcccagctcccccaccacctccGCGGCCAAGAAGACAGCCCGGCTGGCTACTTTCCGGGCCCGCTTCAGCAACAGCCGGCTGAAACGGCGAGCTCCTCGCTTAAGCTGGCTGCTCCGGAGCTGGAGCGCCTTATCGTTCAGAACAGCAACGGCGTGATCACCACCACTCCCACGCCGCCGGGACAGTACTACTATCCGCGGGGAGCCACCGAAGAGCAGGAGGGCTTCGCCGACGGCTTTGTCAAGGCACTGGATGATCTGCACAAGATGAACCACATGCCACCCCCCAATGTCTCGATCGGGGCCGCGGTAGCAGTTTCGTCGGCCAGTAGCGGCTATGGTGCCTCCCTTCCCCAGGAGCCGCCTCCCATCTACACCAACCTGACCAGCTACAACCCCACCGGCTCCCTGAGTACTACGTCCAGCTTCCCCAGTGCCAACCTGAGCTACATGCCACAGCCTCACGGCCTAGCTTTGCCCCACCCCGCGCGGGGCTTCAAAGAGGAACCCCAGACTGTGCCGGATGTGCAAAGCCCGCCCGTGTCTCCTATTAACATGGAAGACCAGGAGCGCATCAAGGTGGAGAGGAAGCGGCTGCGCAACCGTCTGGCCGCCACCAAATGCAGGAAAAGGAAGCTGGAGCGCATCGCTCGGCTGGAGGAGAAGGTGAAGAGCCTAAAGAACGAGAACGCGGGACTGTCTAACACTGCCAGTGCGCTCCGGGACCAGGTAGCGCAGTTGAAGCAGAAAGTAATGAACCACGTGAACAACGGCTGCCAGCTCCTGTTGACCACCAAGATGCAGCAGTCATTCTGA